A single window of Rhodospirillaceae bacterium DNA harbors:
- a CDS encoding biotin transporter BioY — translation MTAVQLPMSTLSQTLWPATPSLSFVRQAILAITGSLLLWVSAKIQVPLWPVPMTMQTYVILTLAAFMGRRLAVATILLYVLEGLAGLPVFASGAGPAYLMGPTGGYLVGFLLAAYVVGYMAERGWDRKILPALLMMTAGHVIIFISGLTWLIILNPKALGLVDSLTFAYQVGLQPFWLATILKTTLAMLTMPFLWQLVKSRKISS, via the coding sequence ATGACCGCTGTACAACTTCCCATGTCAACTTTATCGCAAACCTTATGGCCAGCTACCCCATCTTTATCCTTTGTACGCCAGGCTATTTTGGCTATTACCGGTTCTTTATTATTATGGGTTTCTGCAAAAATCCAAGTGCCTTTATGGCCTGTGCCAATGACTATGCAAACTTATGTGATATTGACCTTAGCCGCTTTTATGGGGAGACGTTTGGCCGTTGCCACCATCCTTTTATATGTGCTTGAGGGATTGGCGGGATTGCCCGTGTTTGCGTCTGGGGCAGGGCCCGCCTATTTAATGGGGCCAACAGGTGGATATCTGGTTGGTTTCTTGCTTGCCGCTTATGTGGTGGGCTATATGGCCGAACGTGGCTGGGATAGGAAAATCCTTCCTGCTCTGTTGATGATGACGGCAGGACATGTGATTATATTCATTTCTGGCTTAACTTGGCTGATTATTTTAAACCCAAAAGCTTTGGGGCTGGTCGATTCTTTGACTTTTGCTTATCAAGTGGGGTTGCAGCCTTTTTGGTTAGCCACCATCTTGAAAACAACCTTAGCGATGTTAACCATGCCCTTCCTGTGGCAACTAGTTAAATCAAGAAAGATATCTTCGTAG
- a CDS encoding isocitrate lyase/phosphoenolpyruvate mutase family protein — MLPFHPTLQQLLSEQKSSPLHFAAIYDEITLKCAEISGFKALAYQSFRHIMPQQAPGGIGMINHARTILNEMEKLCLQTNRPLLCLDDPGLQGYDLEIFISRMENIGVGGCTLFDQHPWPSHATNSHILGEYEMLDRVKRVLDKRQQSTLLVAGTHIGNQQTGSMEQKIERLQLLAETGVDMILVQSPQSVEELRLFASQIPLSCLVLMPSIPESFSYNFRILQQIGYAAVCCINTPFLHMVQILQETYETLYNHEIPLITGDAIDLSQDIVDSMTEAPGTQAPAHARQQWVENMLKKKL; from the coding sequence ATGCTCCCTTTCCATCCCACTTTACAGCAGCTATTGTCCGAACAAAAATCTTCCCCCCTACATTTTGCAGCCATTTATGATGAAATCACCCTAAAATGTGCAGAAATAAGTGGCTTTAAGGCATTAGCCTATCAATCTTTCCGACACATCATGCCGCAGCAAGCCCCAGGTGGCATCGGCATGATTAACCATGCCCGAACAATCCTCAATGAAATGGAGAAACTTTGCCTGCAAACAAACAGACCTCTTCTGTGTTTGGATGATCCTGGACTGCAAGGCTATGATTTAGAGATCTTTATCTCCAGAATGGAAAATATAGGGGTCGGCGGCTGTACGTTGTTTGATCAACATCCTTGGCCATCTCATGCTACGAATTCCCACATATTGGGCGAATATGAAATGCTCGATCGGGTGAAACGGGTTTTGGATAAACGTCAACAATCAACCCTGCTAGTCGCTGGAACCCATATCGGTAACCAGCAAACAGGTTCTATGGAGCAAAAAATCGAACGATTGCAGCTGCTGGCTGAAACCGGGGTTGATATGATTTTGGTGCAATCTCCGCAATCGGTTGAGGAATTACGTTTATTCGCGAGCCAAATTCCCTTATCTTGCCTTGTGCTGATGCCCAGTATTCCCGAATCATTTTCTTATAATTTCCGCATCCTTCAACAAATCGGCTATGCAGCCGTTTGTTGCATCAACACGCCCTTCCTGCATATGGTGCAAATATTGCAAGAAACCTATGAAACCTTATATAATCACGAAATTCCCCTTATAACCGGTGATGCGATTGACCTGTCACAAGATATTGTCGATAGCATGACCGAGGCACCTGGGACTCAAGCACCTGCACACGCCCGTCAGCAATGGGTTGAAAATATGTTGAAGAAAAAGCTGTAG
- a CDS encoding amino acid ABC transporter permease, with translation MKKKLIWPLILGLIAGNSVYWGNLLENSALGRWMMIQSANEGFIILAITTGIFTTFLVLFINYLHKKWQIFLTFVLLLAVLTIFFDYFNLQYDFIFKKLPYLLEVGLVNTLWISAVSIVIACIIGLLAALGKISLHGFWVGLATFYISFFRGTPLLLQVFLIYQGLPQIGVVLKAEAAGIIALSLGYGAYLAEIFRAGIEGVNRGQREAALALGLSRHQTLYKIILPQAMRLIIPPIGNQFLSMLKDSSLVSIMGIWELMFLARTQGRAEFKHLEMLITAALIYWVISMILEIGQTWLEKHFKPEPSKR, from the coding sequence ATGAAAAAAAAACTTATCTGGCCTTTGATCCTTGGCTTAATTGCTGGCAATTCCGTTTACTGGGGCAATTTGTTAGAAAATTCTGCCTTAGGGCGCTGGATGATGATACAATCAGCCAATGAAGGTTTTATCATATTGGCGATCACAACTGGCATTTTTACGACATTTCTGGTTCTTTTTATTAACTATTTGCATAAAAAGTGGCAAATATTCCTGACTTTTGTCTTATTGCTAGCGGTCTTAACAATATTTTTTGATTATTTTAACCTGCAATATGATTTTATCTTTAAAAAGCTTCCCTATCTATTGGAGGTAGGATTAGTCAATACCCTATGGATATCGGCGGTTTCCATCGTGATTGCTTGCATCATTGGGTTATTGGCGGCGTTAGGTAAAATTTCCCTGCATGGTTTTTGGGTGGGCCTGGCCACTTTTTATATTTCTTTTTTCCGTGGTACCCCTTTGTTACTGCAAGTCTTCCTGATTTACCAAGGGCTGCCGCAAATCGGCGTCGTTTTAAAAGCAGAAGCCGCAGGGATTATTGCCCTTAGCCTGGGATATGGCGCCTACCTTGCGGAAATTTTCCGGGCGGGGATTGAAGGTGTTAACCGCGGCCAGCGCGAAGCTGCCCTTGCCTTGGGCCTATCACGCCATCAGACTTTGTACAAAATCATATTACCTCAAGCGATGCGATTAATTATCCCCCCCATCGGCAACCAATTCTTATCCATGCTGAAGGATAGTTCTTTGGTTTCCATTATGGGGATATGGGAACTGATGTTCTTGGCAAGAACACAGGGAAGGGCCGAATTTAAGCATTTGGAAATGCTGATTACCGCCGCCTTAATCTATTGGGTTATTTCCATGATTTTGGAAATCGGGCAAACATGGTTGGAAAAGCACTTTAAACCCGAACCCTCCAAACGTTAG
- the topA gene encoding type I DNA topoisomerase translates to MDVVVVESPAKAKTINKYLGANHIVIASFGHVRDLPSKEGGVQPEDNFAMNWEVESRGQAQLHQISQALKSADRLILATDPDREGEAISWHIWEELKRRRLLSKDLPISRVVFHEITKQAVLEGLKNPRQIDQNLVDAYLARRALDYLVGFTLSPVLWRKLPSAKSAGRVQSVALRLVCERESEVELFVSQEYWDIFAHFRNSNNEPFRAKLSKWDQKKLEKFSITNTTDADTIVKKLQKLSGWCVTQIDNKIVRRNPASPFITSTLQQEASRKLGFGATQTMRMAQKLYEGVEIDGETVGLISYMRTDSVQLSGECIASCRQLIARDFGDIYLPEKPRLYKSTAKNAQEAHEAIRPTDLHRRPASMARFLSKQEQQLYDLIWRRTLASQMSSAILDQVTADVVDAQNQATFHATGSVLKFKGFLAVYQEDQDDLSDSDQEFSILPPLTLQEKASVDSIKPDQHFTQPPPRYGEASLVKKLEELGIGRPSTYASILQVLQDRQYVNLDKRRFHPTDTGRLVNSFLVTFFERYFAYNFTASMEQELDEITHAKIEWKEVLQKFWTDFARLNSEDAKTPQELSIGAAIKRLDEQLGNRAVVNKALDEELGKSLFISRDGATSARLCPSCKKGELHIKFGKSNVFIGCSNYPDCRYVHSLGVINPDAPGSSLSLPKLIGQDPASGKDITLKQGPYGVYVQRDNHDAEKPQRAGLPKGIDPEEVDLAMALSILSLPRTLGTHPESKLPITVGIGRFGPYLKHGEQYHRLKDDNVLTIGINRAVSLIADQPRTGGQNKKSASELGVYPQDGKKILLRTGRYGVYLQHGIKNVRIPVSYRDQEIGLAQAIEIIDQAPATPASPAAKKRSAGLKKAAKSPVKKSTSTRNPTKSKPSLMPAISRKVKKPS, encoded by the coding sequence ATGGATGTCGTTGTTGTTGAATCACCCGCCAAGGCCAAAACCATTAACAAATATCTGGGTGCAAATCATATCGTTATTGCCAGTTTTGGCCATGTGAGGGATCTGCCTTCAAAAGAAGGCGGCGTTCAACCAGAAGATAATTTTGCCATGAATTGGGAAGTAGAAAGCCGTGGACAAGCTCAGTTGCACCAAATCAGCCAAGCCCTTAAATCAGCTGACCGCTTAATTTTGGCAACCGACCCTGACCGAGAGGGTGAGGCCATTTCTTGGCATATTTGGGAAGAATTAAAACGCCGGCGTTTGTTATCCAAGGACTTGCCGATTAGCCGGGTGGTTTTCCATGAAATTACCAAGCAAGCTGTCTTAGAGGGTCTCAAAAATCCCCGTCAGATTGACCAAAATTTGGTTGATGCCTATTTAGCCAGGCGTGCCTTGGATTACCTGGTGGGCTTTACTTTGTCACCCGTATTGTGGCGTAAGTTGCCAAGCGCGAAATCGGCGGGCCGTGTTCAATCTGTAGCATTAAGGCTGGTTTGTGAGCGGGAAAGTGAAGTTGAACTGTTTGTTTCGCAAGAATATTGGGATATTTTTGCCCATTTTCGCAATTCTAATAACGAACCATTTCGTGCCAAACTATCGAAATGGGATCAAAAAAAACTAGAAAAGTTTTCCATCACCAACACCACCGATGCCGATACCATCGTCAAAAAATTACAGAAACTATCCGGCTGGTGTGTTACCCAGATAGATAACAAGATTGTCCGCCGTAACCCCGCCTCTCCTTTTATTACCTCAACCTTGCAGCAAGAAGCCTCCCGCAAGCTGGGGTTTGGTGCTACCCAAACAATGCGTATGGCCCAAAAATTATATGAAGGTGTTGAAATTGATGGCGAAACCGTTGGGTTGATCAGTTATATGCGCACGGACAGCGTGCAATTATCCGGCGAATGTATTGCTAGCTGCCGACAACTGATTGCAAGGGACTTTGGGGATATTTATTTACCGGAAAAACCCAGGTTATATAAATCAACAGCAAAGAATGCCCAAGAAGCTCATGAAGCCATTCGACCCACCGATTTGCATCGCCGCCCTGCCAGTATGGCACGCTTTTTGTCCAAACAAGAACAACAGTTATATGATCTTATTTGGCGGCGGACTTTGGCAAGCCAAATGTCTTCAGCGATTTTAGATCAGGTGACCGCTGACGTAGTGGACGCGCAAAATCAAGCCACTTTCCATGCCACCGGTTCGGTTCTAAAATTCAAGGGTTTCCTTGCTGTTTATCAAGAAGACCAAGATGATTTATCAGACAGCGATCAAGAATTCTCCATCCTTCCCCCTCTGACGCTTCAGGAAAAAGCGTCTGTGGATTCCATCAAACCAGATCAACACTTCACCCAACCCCCTCCGCGTTATGGTGAAGCCAGTTTGGTTAAAAAATTGGAAGAATTGGGCATTGGTCGCCCTTCCACCTACGCTAGTATTTTGCAGGTGTTACAAGACCGTCAATATGTCAATTTGGATAAACGCCGTTTTCATCCGACCGATACTGGACGACTTGTCAACAGCTTCCTTGTTACCTTTTTTGAGCGTTACTTTGCCTATAACTTCACCGCATCCATGGAACAAGAACTCGATGAAATCACCCATGCCAAAATTGAATGGAAAGAAGTGCTACAAAAATTTTGGACGGACTTTGCCCGCCTGAATTCCGAGGATGCTAAAACCCCTCAAGAACTGTCAATCGGGGCGGCTATTAAAAGATTAGATGAACAATTAGGTAACCGCGCTGTTGTTAACAAAGCACTGGATGAAGAACTAGGAAAAAGTTTATTTATCAGCCGTGACGGCGCTACTTCCGCAAGGCTTTGTCCTTCTTGTAAAAAAGGAGAACTGCATATTAAATTCGGGAAAAGCAATGTTTTTATTGGTTGTTCTAATTATCCCGATTGCCGCTATGTCCATAGTTTAGGGGTCATTAACCCAGATGCACCCGGCAGCAGTTTATCGCTGCCTAAATTAATCGGCCAGGATCCGGCAAGCGGCAAGGATATCACCCTCAAACAAGGTCCCTACGGGGTTTATGTGCAGCGTGATAATCACGATGCAGAAAAACCCCAGCGAGCAGGACTGCCGAAGGGGATTGACCCGGAGGAAGTGGATCTGGCCATGGCTTTGTCCATTCTGTCACTGCCACGAACTTTGGGAACCCATCCGGAGTCAAAATTACCTATTACAGTTGGCATTGGCCGGTTTGGCCCTTACTTAAAACATGGCGAGCAATATCACCGCTTAAAAGACGATAATGTTTTAACCATCGGAATTAATAGGGCGGTCAGCCTCATTGCAGACCAACCGCGTACAGGCGGACAAAATAAGAAATCCGCATCTGAACTGGGTGTTTACCCTCAGGACGGCAAAAAAATCTTACTCCGTACCGGGCGATACGGGGTGTATTTGCAACATGGGATAAAGAATGTGCGAATCCCAGTTTCTTACCGTGACCAAGAAATCGGTTTAGCGCAAGCCATTGAAATCATTGATCAGGCACCGGCGACACCCGCCTCCCCCGCTGCCAAAAAACGTTCGGCTGGCCTTAAAAAGGCTGCCAAAAGTCCTGTGAAAAAATCTACGAGCACCCGAAATCCCACAAAAAGCAAGCCATCCCTAATGCCGGCTATAAGCCGGAAAGTGAAAAAACCATCCTAA
- the dprA gene encoding DNA-protecting protein DprA — MKNKSYPSDEDRLHWIHLARTPFIGPITFQKLCKKFGSPKEILYQASRLPELIRLFANHPLPSVSNIQREIEETQKNGGEIILLDQPEYPALLRFIADPPPVITILGNQALLQLPKVAIVGARQASAAGCKIAELLALGLGKAGLTVVSGMAKGIDQAAHRGSLTTGTIAVLAGGADHIYPPQHQELYRQIKEQGLIVSEQPWGTIPQAGFFPRRNRLISGLSLGIIVVEATAKSGSLITAKMALEQGREVFAVPGSPLDGRSYGPNNLIRQGAVLTESAEDVIHSLPDFDTNARPSDTLIKNIRSFQIAKSPSPHTPSFIPPFAEIESTILQKLAITPISIDELANECQLSLADLRVILTELEMDGKVRRHLGDKVSLGITN, encoded by the coding sequence ATGAAAAATAAATCCTATCCATCTGATGAAGATAGGCTTCACTGGATCCATTTGGCACGAACCCCCTTCATCGGACCAATCACTTTCCAAAAGCTATGCAAAAAATTTGGCAGTCCCAAAGAAATCCTTTATCAAGCCAGCCGATTGCCTGAGCTGATCCGCCTTTTTGCCAATCATCCCTTACCATCTGTCAGCAATATCCAACGCGAGATTGAAGAAACCCAAAAAAATGGCGGCGAAATAATCCTTTTGGATCAGCCGGAATATCCTGCTCTTCTAAGGTTTATCGCAGATCCACCGCCGGTTATTACCATTCTCGGCAACCAAGCATTATTGCAATTACCTAAAGTGGCGATTGTGGGCGCGCGCCAAGCATCTGCCGCCGGTTGCAAAATTGCGGAATTATTGGCTTTAGGTCTTGGCAAAGCAGGTTTGACAGTCGTTTCAGGGATGGCCAAGGGTATTGATCAAGCTGCACACCGTGGTTCCTTAACCACAGGCACAATTGCTGTACTGGCTGGAGGCGCAGATCATATCTACCCGCCGCAACATCAAGAACTATATCGCCAAATAAAGGAGCAGGGTCTGATTGTCAGTGAACAACCGTGGGGAACAATTCCACAAGCCGGATTTTTTCCAAGACGCAACCGTTTAATCTCGGGCCTTAGTTTGGGAATTATCGTTGTGGAAGCAACGGCTAAATCAGGATCGCTGATCACCGCAAAAATGGCTTTAGAACAAGGAAGAGAGGTCTTTGCCGTTCCCGGTTCTCCCCTTGACGGCCGCAGCTATGGCCCCAATAACTTAATCAGGCAAGGCGCTGTTTTAACAGAAAGTGCGGAGGATGTCATTCATTCCCTGCCTGATTTTGATACAAACGCCCGGCCATCAGATACCCTTATCAAGAATATCCGCAGCTTTCAAATAGCCAAATCTCCCTCTCCCCACACACCTTCTTTTATCCCCCCATTCGCTGAAATTGAGAGTACTATTCTTCAAAAACTTGCGATTACGCCAATTTCCATTGACGAACTCGCGAATGAATGCCAATTATCTTTGGCAGATTTACGGGTTATACTAACCGAACTAGAAATGGACGGGAAGGTTCGACGTCATCTAGGAGATAAGGTTAGTTTAGGGATAACGAATTGA
- the plsY gene encoding glycerol-3-phosphate 1-O-acyltransferase PlsY, protein MSGYGEMIGMALIGYILGSIPFGLLLTRLAGLGDIRQIGSGNIGATNVLRTGHKSLAFFTLLLDGGKGALAFFIGYHWSLELALIAGFFAFLGHLFPVWLKFHGGKGVATFLGIMLAINWKLGLIALALWVLIAFVFRFSSLASLLTAFACPFLCWWFVSMEAALWVAVMTVLVFIRHHTNIQRLFAGSESKIGKKSA, encoded by the coding sequence ATGTCAGGATACGGTGAAATGATCGGAATGGCCCTGATTGGCTATATTTTGGGTTCTATCCCTTTTGGCCTGTTGCTCACTCGTTTAGCAGGGCTTGGCGATATCCGCCAGATTGGATCCGGCAATATTGGCGCCACCAATGTTTTGCGGACAGGTCATAAATCGCTGGCCTTCTTTACCCTACTCTTGGATGGAGGGAAAGGGGCATTGGCATTTTTCATCGGCTATCACTGGAGCTTAGAACTAGCTTTAATAGCAGGTTTCTTTGCTTTTCTTGGCCATTTGTTCCCGGTGTGGTTAAAATTCCACGGTGGTAAAGGGGTGGCAACTTTCTTGGGCATTATGTTGGCTATTAATTGGAAGCTTGGATTGATTGCCTTGGCCCTATGGGTCTTGATTGCTTTCGTTTTCCGCTTCTCGTCACTTGCCTCCCTGCTTACAGCCTTTGCCTGCCCTTTCCTATGTTGGTGGTTCGTAAGTATGGAGGCAGCGTTATGGGTGGCAGTGATGACCGTGCTTGTATTCATCCGCCATCACACCAATATTCAACGATTATTTGCGGGTAGCGAGTCAAAAATTGGCAAAAAATCTGCCTGA
- the pyrC gene encoding dihydroorotase, whose protein sequence is MSYSVPFALINGRLLDPSSGLDQTGGILIDQGLITEVGSHINIKYCERQKIPFQDCQGHCIAPGLIDMRMQIRVSGATLTESLSSTLQAAAAGGVTSMVCLPNTRPILDHAEVVSYLRHAANQEKKTKLYCYGSMTQNLAGQQLSEMGYLQQAGAIGFTDGLKAVDNPKVFWKALSYAKTFKSLILQYAEDQRLAEGTLATHSYLSTKMGLPSVPACAETMQIERDLHLVALTQSPYHSFPITTKTAARIISQAKQHQLPVSCSTSPAYFCLNEQAIQGYQTLAKLSPPLREESDRLAVIEGLKNGIIDCITSDHSPQDDDSKKTTFVQSSAGAAGLETFFPLSLQLYHQHGMGLLALLKCLTSNPADILGLPQGRLQIGRPADMVVFDVAKAYAINIHAFHGQAKNSPFHHFPVKGKILQTYVDGRQIYNNF, encoded by the coding sequence ATGTCATATTCTGTACCCTTTGCTTTGATTAACGGTCGCCTGCTTGACCCTTCCAGTGGTTTAGATCAGACAGGGGGAATTCTGATAGATCAAGGATTGATTACGGAAGTTGGCAGTCACATCAATATAAAATATTGTGAAAGGCAGAAAATTCCCTTTCAGGATTGCCAAGGCCACTGTATTGCCCCTGGTTTGATCGACATGCGAATGCAGATACGTGTGTCGGGGGCCACTTTAACAGAATCCCTTTCCAGTACGTTGCAAGCGGCGGCGGCTGGAGGCGTCACCTCAATGGTTTGCCTGCCAAATACTAGGCCCATTTTAGATCATGCGGAGGTTGTGAGTTACCTTAGGCATGCAGCCAATCAGGAGAAAAAAACAAAATTATATTGTTATGGGTCAATGACCCAAAATTTGGCTGGACAGCAGTTAAGTGAAATGGGTTATTTACAACAAGCGGGGGCAATCGGTTTTACGGACGGCCTGAAAGCGGTGGATAACCCAAAAGTTTTTTGGAAAGCCTTGTCTTACGCCAAAACTTTTAAAAGCCTTATTTTACAATATGCTGAAGATCAGCGATTGGCGGAAGGTACGCTTGCCACCCACAGTTATTTATCCACCAAAATGGGGTTACCCTCCGTCCCTGCTTGTGCCGAAACAATGCAAATTGAGCGTGACTTACATTTGGTTGCTTTAACCCAAAGCCCTTATCACAGTTTCCCAATCACCACCAAAACTGCCGCTAGAATAATCAGCCAAGCCAAACAACACCAATTACCCGTGAGTTGCAGCACTTCTCCTGCTTACTTTTGTTTAAATGAACAGGCTATTCAAGGATACCAAACCTTAGCCAAATTATCGCCGCCGCTACGCGAAGAATCGGACCGGTTGGCGGTGATTGAAGGCCTTAAAAATGGGATCATTGACTGCATCACCAGCGACCACAGCCCGCAAGATGACGATTCTAAAAAAACCACTTTTGTTCAATCTTCTGCAGGGGCAGCCGGGCTAGAAACTTTCTTCCCCCTCAGTTTACAGCTTTATCATCAGCACGGCATGGGTTTACTGGCTTTACTGAAATGTTTAACCAGCAATCCAGCCGATATTTTAGGATTACCCCAAGGGCGGCTGCAAATCGGCAGGCCTGCCGACATGGTTGTTTTCGATGTTGCTAAAGCCTATGCTATCAACATCCATGCTTTCCATGGTCAGGCAAAGAATTCACCTTTTCATCATTTCCCGGTTAAAGGTAAGATCCTGCAAACCTATGTCGATGGACGGCAAATTTATAATAACTTCTAA
- a CDS encoding aspartate carbamoyltransferase catalytic subunit, translated as MAAAVSFPQHLLAIEEISALEIQAFLALAENYTLPSFVQNQRSLLKGLTVINLFFEESTRTRTSFELAAKRLGADIINIATATSSLKKGESIRDMVLTLQAMKLDVLIVRHPESGSVDFISKQISSAAVINAGDGTHEHPTQAFLDALTIKRHKKNISGLKIAICGDVLHSRVARSNIHLLGKLGAQIHLVGPRTLIPQYFSQSNIQIHYNLREGFKNADVIIMLRLQQERMQGAFVPSLEEYMDFFGLTMEKLKHAKPDVLVMEAGPINRGVEISGQVADSLSYSAILEQVEMGVAVRMACLDALTQKKRLPT; from the coding sequence ATGGCTGCAGCGGTTTCATTTCCCCAACATCTTTTAGCCATTGAAGAAATATCTGCCTTAGAAATTCAGGCTTTTCTAGCCTTGGCTGAAAATTATACCCTTCCTTCTTTTGTCCAAAATCAGCGTTCCTTGCTGAAGGGCTTGACGGTCATCAATCTGTTTTTTGAAGAATCAACCCGTACCCGTACCTCTTTTGAACTGGCGGCCAAGCGCTTAGGAGCCGACATTATCAATATTGCCACCGCCACCAGTTCGCTTAAAAAGGGTGAATCTATTAGGGATATGGTTTTAACCCTACAGGCGATGAAATTGGATGTTTTGATCGTCCGCCACCCGGAGTCAGGTTCCGTGGATTTCATCAGCAAGCAAATTTCATCTGCCGCCGTAATTAACGCAGGTGATGGCACCCACGAACACCCAACCCAAGCCTTTTTAGACGCGTTGACAATTAAGCGTCATAAAAAAAATATCAGCGGCTTGAAAATCGCCATTTGCGGCGATGTGCTGCACAGCCGGGTTGCCCGCTCCAACATACATCTTTTAGGAAAATTAGGAGCGCAGATTCATCTGGTCGGACCACGAACTTTAATACCGCAATATTTTTCCCAATCCAACATCCAGATTCACTACAATCTTCGTGAAGGTTTTAAGAACGCAGACGTCATTATCATGTTGCGGTTGCAACAAGAACGGATGCAAGGGGCTTTTGTCCCTTCCCTAGAAGAATATATGGATTTTTTTGGTCTAACGATGGAAAAATTAAAACATGCCAAACCCGATGTTTTGGTCATGGAGGCTGGCCCCATCAATAGAGGCGTTGAGATTTCCGGGCAAGTGGCCGATAGTCTTAGCTATAGCGCTATATTAGAACAAGTTGAAATGGGGGTAGCCGTAAGGATGGCTTGTTTGGACGCTTTAACGCAAAAGAAACGCTTACCTACTTAG
- a CDS encoding translation initiation factor IF-3, whose amino-acid sequence MVNFNTTNSSTNPANTERDTTRVNQQINSSTVRLIDAAGEMVGVVPLKVALAKAMEAGLDLIEVSPNASPPVCKILDYGKYKYEAQKRRNEAKKKQKVIEIKEIKIRPGIDDHDYDVKLKSIVRFLDEGDKVRVTLRFRGREMMHHDLGMQLLERMRTDLGDKAKIEQSPRLEGRQMVMALAPNKS is encoded by the coding sequence ATGGTTAATTTTAATACAACAAATTCTTCGACAAATCCCGCCAATACCGAACGTGACACCACTCGCGTTAACCAGCAGATTAATTCAAGCACCGTCCGGTTGATTGATGCCGCAGGGGAGATGGTTGGGGTTGTTCCCCTTAAAGTTGCCTTGGCCAAGGCCATGGAAGCAGGTCTTGATCTGATTGAGGTTTCCCCCAATGCTAGCCCGCCCGTATGCAAGATATTAGATTACGGTAAATATAAGTATGAGGCACAAAAACGCCGGAATGAAGCCAAAAAGAAACAAAAGGTTATTGAAATCAAAGAAATCAAAATCCGTCCTGGCATTGATGACCACGATTATGACGTGAAATTGAAATCGATTGTCCGTTTCTTGGATGAAGGTGATAAGGTCAGAGTAACCTTGCGCTTCCGCGGCCGGGAAATGATGCACCATGATTTGGGAATGCAGTTGCTCGAACGCATGCGAACGGATTTAGGCGATAAGGCAAAAATTGAGCAATCCCCAAGGTTAGAAGGACGCCAGATGGTGATGGCACTTGCCCCGAATAAGTCATAG